From the Equus quagga isolate Etosha38 chromosome 16, UCLA_HA_Equagga_1.0, whole genome shotgun sequence genome, one window contains:
- the PLAG1 gene encoding zinc finger protein PLAG1 isoform X1, whose product MATVIPGDLSEVRDTQKVPSGKRKRGETKPRKNFPCQLCDKAFNSVEKLKVHSYSHTGERPYKCIQQDCTKAFVSKYKLQRHMATHSPEKTHKCNYCEKMFHRKDHLKNHLHTHDPNKETFKCEECGKNYNTKLGFKRHLALHAATSGDLTCKVCLQTFESTGVLLEHLKSHAGKSSGGVKEKKHQCEHCDRRFYTRKDVRRHMVVHTGRKDFLCQYCAQRFGRKDHLTRHMKKSHNQELLKVKTEPVDFLDPFTCNVSVPIKDELLPVMSLPSSELLSKPFTNTLQLNLYNTPFQSMQSSGSAHQMITTLPLGMTCPIDMDAVHPSHHLSFKYPFSSTSYAISIPEKEQPLKGEIESYLMELQGGVPSSSQDSQASSSKLGLDPQIGSLDDGGGDLSLSKSSISISDPLNTPALDFSQLFNFIPLNGPPYNPISVGSLGMSYSQEEAHSSVSQLPPQTQDLQDPANTLGLGSLHSLSAAFTSSLSTSTTLPRFHQAFQ is encoded by the exons ATGGCCACTGTCATTCCTGGTGATTTGTCAGAAGTAAGAGATACCCAGAAAGTCCCTTCAGGGAAACGTAAGCGTGGTGAAACCAAACCAAGAAAAAACTTTCCTTGCCAACTGTGTGACAAGGCCTTTAACAGTGTTGAGAAATTAAAGGTTCACTCCTACTCTCACACAGGAGAGAGGCCCTACAAGTGCATACAACAAGACTGCACCAAGGCCTTTGTTTCTAAGTACAAATTACAAAG GCACATGGCTACTCATTCTCCTGAGAAAACCCATAAGTGTAATTATTGTGAGAAAATGTTTCACCGAAAAGATCATCTGAAGAATCACCTGCATACACATGACCCTAACAAAGAGACGTTTAAGTGTGAAGAATGTGGCAAGAACTACAATACCAAGCTTGGGTTCAAACGTCACTTGGCCTTGCATGCTGCAACAAGTGGTGACCTCACCTGCAAGGTCTGTTTGCAGACTTTCGAAAGCACAGGAGTGCTTCTGGAGCACCTTAAATCTCATGCAGGCAAGTCGTCTGGCGGGGTTAAAGAGAAAAAGCACCAGTGCGAGCATTGTGATCGCCGTTTCTACACCCGGAAGGATGTCCGGAGACATATGGTGGTGCACACTGGAAGAAAGGACTTCCTCTGTCAGTATTGTGCACAGAGATTTGGGCGAAAGGATCACCTGACTCGACATATGAAGAAGAGTCACAATCAAGAACTTCTGAAAGTCAAAACAGAACCAGTGGATTTTCTGGATCCATTTACCTGCAATGTTTCTGTGCCTATCAAAGATGAGCTCCTTCCGGTGATGTCCTTACCTTCCAGTGAACTGTTATCAAAGCCATTCACAAACACTTTGCAGTTAAACCTCTATAACACTCCATTTCAGTCCATGCAGAGCTCGGGATCTGCCCACCAAATGATCACAACTTTACCTTTGGGAATGACGTGCCCAATAGATATGGATGCTGTTCATCCTTCTCACCATCTTTCTTTCAAATACCCATTCAGTTCTACCTCATATGCAATTTCTATTCCTGAAAAAGAACAGCCATTAAAGGGGGAAATTGAGAGTTATCTGATGGAGCTGCAAGGTGGTGTGCCCTCTTCATCCCAGGATTCTCAAGCATCGTCATCTAAACTAGGGTTGGATCCTCAGATCGGGTCCCTAGATGATGGTGGGGGGGACCTCTCCCTGTCAAAAAGCTCTATTTCTATCAGTGACCCCCTAAACACACCAGCATTGGATTTTTCTCAGTTGTTTAATTTCATACCATTAAATGGTCCTCCTTATAACCCTATATCAGTAGGGAGCCTTGGAATGAGCTATTCCCAAGAAGAAGCACATTCTTCTGTGTCTCAGCTCCCCCCACAAACACAGGATCTTCAGGATCCTGCAAATACTCTAGGTCTTGGGTCTCTGCACTCACTGTCAGCAGCTTTCACCAGTAGTTTAAGCACAAGCACCACCCTACCACGTTTCCATCAAGCTTTTCAGTAG
- the PLAG1 gene encoding zinc finger protein PLAG1 isoform X2, producing MATHSPEKTHKCNYCEKMFHRKDHLKNHLHTHDPNKETFKCEECGKNYNTKLGFKRHLALHAATSGDLTCKVCLQTFESTGVLLEHLKSHAGKSSGGVKEKKHQCEHCDRRFYTRKDVRRHMVVHTGRKDFLCQYCAQRFGRKDHLTRHMKKSHNQELLKVKTEPVDFLDPFTCNVSVPIKDELLPVMSLPSSELLSKPFTNTLQLNLYNTPFQSMQSSGSAHQMITTLPLGMTCPIDMDAVHPSHHLSFKYPFSSTSYAISIPEKEQPLKGEIESYLMELQGGVPSSSQDSQASSSKLGLDPQIGSLDDGGGDLSLSKSSISISDPLNTPALDFSQLFNFIPLNGPPYNPISVGSLGMSYSQEEAHSSVSQLPPQTQDLQDPANTLGLGSLHSLSAAFTSSLSTSTTLPRFHQAFQ from the coding sequence ATGGCTACTCATTCTCCTGAGAAAACCCATAAGTGTAATTATTGTGAGAAAATGTTTCACCGAAAAGATCATCTGAAGAATCACCTGCATACACATGACCCTAACAAAGAGACGTTTAAGTGTGAAGAATGTGGCAAGAACTACAATACCAAGCTTGGGTTCAAACGTCACTTGGCCTTGCATGCTGCAACAAGTGGTGACCTCACCTGCAAGGTCTGTTTGCAGACTTTCGAAAGCACAGGAGTGCTTCTGGAGCACCTTAAATCTCATGCAGGCAAGTCGTCTGGCGGGGTTAAAGAGAAAAAGCACCAGTGCGAGCATTGTGATCGCCGTTTCTACACCCGGAAGGATGTCCGGAGACATATGGTGGTGCACACTGGAAGAAAGGACTTCCTCTGTCAGTATTGTGCACAGAGATTTGGGCGAAAGGATCACCTGACTCGACATATGAAGAAGAGTCACAATCAAGAACTTCTGAAAGTCAAAACAGAACCAGTGGATTTTCTGGATCCATTTACCTGCAATGTTTCTGTGCCTATCAAAGATGAGCTCCTTCCGGTGATGTCCTTACCTTCCAGTGAACTGTTATCAAAGCCATTCACAAACACTTTGCAGTTAAACCTCTATAACACTCCATTTCAGTCCATGCAGAGCTCGGGATCTGCCCACCAAATGATCACAACTTTACCTTTGGGAATGACGTGCCCAATAGATATGGATGCTGTTCATCCTTCTCACCATCTTTCTTTCAAATACCCATTCAGTTCTACCTCATATGCAATTTCTATTCCTGAAAAAGAACAGCCATTAAAGGGGGAAATTGAGAGTTATCTGATGGAGCTGCAAGGTGGTGTGCCCTCTTCATCCCAGGATTCTCAAGCATCGTCATCTAAACTAGGGTTGGATCCTCAGATCGGGTCCCTAGATGATGGTGGGGGGGACCTCTCCCTGTCAAAAAGCTCTATTTCTATCAGTGACCCCCTAAACACACCAGCATTGGATTTTTCTCAGTTGTTTAATTTCATACCATTAAATGGTCCTCCTTATAACCCTATATCAGTAGGGAGCCTTGGAATGAGCTATTCCCAAGAAGAAGCACATTCTTCTGTGTCTCAGCTCCCCCCACAAACACAGGATCTTCAGGATCCTGCAAATACTCTAGGTCTTGGGTCTCTGCACTCACTGTCAGCAGCTTTCACCAGTAGTTTAAGCACAAGCACCACCCTACCACGTTTCCATCAAGCTTTTCAGTAG